Genomic segment of Rickettsiella endosymbiont of Xylota segnis:
AAATCACCACCTTTGTAGGCAGATCCTGGATCTTGTGAGTATTTTTTTGCCAGCTCAGCAAAACTACCACCGCGCAAAATGTCTGCACGAATTTCTTTAAGGCGTAATTCTGCTTGCTGATTGTTAACTAATGGAGAGGTTTTAATTAAAATATGTCGAGAATGTGTGGAAGTCACATAATGGGGGGTTGAATTATCGCCTCGCATTTCTAATAGGCGAACGAGATGAAAGCCATTGTCAGCTTGGATGGGGCCAGTTATTTCGCCAGGTTTAAGTTTTTGCACTGGTGTTTGAAAAATATCAGGTAAATCATTAAGCAGGCGCCAACCTAAATCTCCCCCGGTTAATGGAGGATTAAATTGCTTAGCTTTTTCTATCAATTCTTGAAAGGAAGTCCCGTTTTTTGCTTGTTGCAGTAGAGATAAAGCAGTTGTTTTTATGCGAGTTATTTCAGCGGTGGAGGGCTTGGTGGGAAACGGAACAAGCAAATCTTCAACATGGTAAGCTGCTTTTTGCGGAGTTGATTTTGGCATATGCATTAACATGTCTTTGATTTCTTGATCCGTAACGGTAATCTTCGCAGCGACTTCATCTTGTTGCAGCCGACTAATAATAAGTTGTTGACGGATTTGTTGTCGGTATTTGGCATAAGGTATATTTTCTTGTTGCAACTTTTCTCGTAATTGTTGCAGCGTAAAACCATTGCGTTGCGCAATATCCATAATGGTTTTATCTAACGCAGCTTCATTAATTTTTAATCCTGAACTAGCGGCTAATTGCAATTGTAATTCATTGTCTATCATTTGATTGAGTACTTGCTTGCGAAAGCTTGCAGAATTTGGGATGGGTTTATTTTCAGATAGCCATTGTTGTCGTGTCATTTCAATTTGTTCACTTAGCTGCTGCTGCGTGATGACATGGTTGTTAACAACCGCGACGATACGATCTAAGGGTTCAATGGCATATAAAGGCTTAGGAGAAAACACACTACTGAGTAAGATAATGAATGGAAAAATTTTTTTAAGGAAGTCCATAATCGCTCATTACTAAAAGTGGGTTGCACTAGACTGAAAATTATCAGTATAGCCGGGGATATTACTAGTTAAAAAGCTGGTTATATCACTGATGCCTACGGTACTCAAGCCTTTGAGCTGAAATTGGAAATAAACAACATTATTAAATATTGGACTGCTATTTTGATTTAGGGCAAAAAAAGTTCGGCCAGCGACAATTCGAAATGCCCAACAACAACTATCATATTGTAATCCATAGAAAAAGCTTTGCGAATATTTATGACTAAAATTATAGTTCCACCCGCCGACCGTGCTCCACTGACGTTTAAGTGGTGTTGAGAAAGAAAAACCCAATCTATTAAAATCATTTTGATGACTATTCGGGGGTGTTGGCGGTGTAGTGACAAACAAATCGCCATAACGGATACGCCCATAATTTATATTAAATAACTGATTAGGACGAGGATGATACTGTACGTTAGCGGCAGCATTAATAATGTCATGACTGGTTGGATCCCAGGCAACATTGGCGGTAGTGCTCCATTGTGGATTGACATTGTAATTGATCTGGCCTGCAATAGGAGAAAATTTTTCGGTAGGTGAAGTGGCGCCAGGAACTGCAATAGGATTAGCACATAAAGTTCCAGGTACGCTTAATTGTCTTTCTAAGGGACTACATAAAAAAACGCGCCTGTCTTTAAAATAATATATTTGACCGATACTGGCTCTTAGTTTTTCTTCACCCGTGTATTGATCCAATAATCGAGTAGTGAGTGCATAACTAATTTGGTTAGCATCACCGATACGATCATAACCACTGAAACGATTTGTCATGAAAAGGCTGTCATAACTAAATGGAATAAGTGCGCTATCAAAAATAGGAATATTATTTTGATCACGATAAGGAACATTTAGATAAAAAAGACGAGGTTCTAATGTTTGTAAATAAGAAAGTTCGCCCCAATGAGTCTTGCGATCAAAATACAAACCACTATCTACACTAAATAGAGGCGTTGTGCGTTGGATTTCGCTTTTATAGCCTGTAACTTGATTCATTATATTATAGTGAGTCAGACTCAATTGAACGCGTGGAATAAGATAAGCATCTTTACTTCGCATTGGATAACTGATGGAAGGAAAAAGATTAAGACGGAGTGCTTGCGGCGGTTTAATTAACTCACCTGGATCATTTAAACGTTGAAAATAAGTAAGTTGATTGCTAATTTGAACATTAAACCCATGAACATTTTGCGTGATACTATTTAAATCGATCTCAGGTAAACTATTATAAGGGTTGTTAACGGGCGATTGATTTAAAGGGTGTAATGTTTGATAACGGTTAATACTCGTCGTAAAATTCCAAATATCGCCGGTATAATTTAATTGTGCCTGTTGTGCAAGTTGATTAATAGCGATACTCGGTGGCTGGTTAAAGTCCTGTAAATAATAATCATCCCCGACCCAATTAAAGTTTACCGTACTTGTCCAACGGGGTGTCCATGAACGTTGTTCTTGCCATGTAAAAGACTTTCTAGCGGTACTTGGATAGATCAGGGGGTTGGTGTTGGGATAAAGTAAAGGGATCTGGTCTGCAAGCCGAGCCGCAGCTCGGTCATAGGGAAGATAATTGGCAATGATATTCCCGCGACTCTGATGGGTGAGGTAACGAAATTGACCGACTAATTGTACTCCACGCTTGCTTAAAACAGTGGGTGTAAATAAAAAGTCATAATTACTTGCCATATTCCAATAATAAGGGAAACCAACTCCTATTCCTGATTGCGAAGAAGTTCCAAAATTTGGAAATAAGAAGCCAGATTCACGTCTGTCATCAATTGGAAAAGCAAGATAGGGACTATATAAAATAGGCGTCCCCCGAATATCTAACCAGGTATTATAAGCTTTGCCGCGACCAGTATCACGATTCAATATTATTTTTTTAGCGGACAGTTTCCAAGTTGGATTAATGGGTGAACACGTTGAATAAGTACTATTATGTAATATTATTAATCCAGGATAGGTTTGCTCCACGCTACTTGCCGAGCCCCAAGCATTAATCGGCATACCTTCGTTGGTACCCATTAATATAGTGGTATTTCTTAATAAAATTCGATAAATAATATCAGTAAGATAACCACTTTGGTTATTTAAATTTAAATGGGCTTTTTTAGCTTTGATTAAAAGATTAGGTTCTTGAAGTTTAATTTCACCGAGTAGATCCATATTCGTAATCTTCCCTGTTTTTGGATCACGATAAAAATAAACTTGATCGGCATATAATAAACGGCCTGGTTGCGTGATAATAACATTCCCACTTAATGTAGAAGTTCCTTCAAATGAAAAATGGGATTGTGCGGCATCAATATGCGTAAGAGCTTGCTGGACTTTACTTAAAGGTGTTTTCGCATAAGCCTGCAAGGGATCTAAGTAT
This window contains:
- a CDS encoding peptidylprolyl isomerase, with product MDFLKKIFPFIILLSSVFSPKPLYAIEPLDRIVAVVNNHVITQQQLSEQIEMTRQQWLSENKPIPNSASFRKQVLNQMIDNELQLQLAASSGLKINEAALDKTIMDIAQRNGFTLQQLREKLQQENIPYAKYRQQIRQQLIISRLQQDEVAAKITVTDQEIKDMLMHMPKSTPQKAAYHVEDLLVPFPTKPSTAEITRIKTTALSLLQQAKNGTSFQELIEKAKQFNPPLTGGDLGWRLLNDLPDIFQTPVQKLKPGEITGPIQADNGFHLVRLLEMRGDNSTPHYVTSTHSRHILIKTSPLVNNQQAELRLKEIRADILRGGSFAELAKKYSQDPGSAYKGGDLGWTLPGLFDPTFEAQINKLAINQISLPFQTQFGWHIVQVLGRAQKLQTSQNVTREQAAQLVYQRKFQQALKNWFRQIRNQSYVKII
- a CDS encoding LPS-assembly protein LptD, producing the protein MSQQLGWIPSKLGICKGQYLDPLQAYAKTPLSKVQQALTHIDAAQSHFSFEGTSTLSGNVIITQPGRLLYADQVYFYRDPKTGKITNMDLLGEIKLQEPNLLIKAKKAHLNLNNQSGYLTDIIYRILLRNTTILMGTNEGMPINAWGSASSVEQTYPGLIILHNSTYSTCSPINPTWKLSAKKIILNRDTGRGKAYNTWLDIRGTPILYSPYLAFPIDDRRESGFLFPNFGTSSQSGIGVGFPYYWNMASNYDFLFTPTVLSKRGVQLVGQFRYLTHQSRGNIIANYLPYDRAAARLADQIPLLYPNTNPLIYPSTARKSFTWQEQRSWTPRWTSTVNFNWVGDDYYLQDFNQPPSIAINQLAQQAQLNYTGDIWNFTTSINRYQTLHPLNQSPVNNPYNSLPEIDLNSITQNVHGFNVQISNQLTYFQRLNDPGELIKPPQALRLNLFPSISYPMRSKDAYLIPRVQLSLTHYNIMNQVTGYKSEIQRTTPLFSVDSGLYFDRKTHWGELSYLQTLEPRLFYLNVPYRDQNNIPIFDSALIPFSYDSLFMTNRFSGYDRIGDANQISYALTTRLLDQYTGEEKLRASIGQIYYFKDRRVFLCSPLERQLSVPGTLCANPIAVPGATSPTEKFSPIAGQINYNVNPQWSTTANVAWDPTSHDIINAAANVQYHPRPNQLFNINYGRIRYGDLFVTTPPTPPNSHQNDFNRLGFSFSTPLKRQWSTVGGWNYNFSHKYSQSFFYGLQYDSCCWAFRIVAGRTFFALNQNSSPIFNNVVYFQFQLKGLSTVGISDITSFLTSNIPGYTDNFQSSATHF